A stretch of the Aegilops tauschii subsp. strangulata cultivar AL8/78 chromosome 4, Aet v6.0, whole genome shotgun sequence genome encodes the following:
- the LOC109757827 gene encoding uncharacterized protein, with protein sequence MMPPSTARRLCFLSLLLLLLLLAAAASATADAAAAEEFTEELLLRPLPDRKALAHFHFRSSAPPASAAGRHHHLFPKAISQLVQKFHISELELSFTQGRWNYEQWGGYDPMSTNNAKPPGVELWAIFDLPLAEIDATWKNLTHTLSGLFCASINFLESSTAFSAPRWGFKLNEGNLRYGALPREAVCTENLTPWLKLLPCRDKAGIASLLYRPSVYKGYYHSQKLKLKSSQSLGIILDQTLTVVLQPNTVSGKQLHSTGGQLQPSWSMEHLFSKKLSGKCLVSKSSRVFVEIEKGIVDNVDKAGSDVSSNNDLFVLSTAPDRSLKELDNLEVQSSSLYEYDVNNYNSDKPLNVGITWKLPLIWSCTRAPYHASRFLMGSGNERGSIAMSFLSTGLDKQLVDSSNDCSIKAVVFQVVPWYVKVYYHSLEVFIDGNSKAISEVVDKIHVTPSEDKLLPGTMEMLLKFPCSMQLATLTLDFDKGFLHIDEYPPDANQGFDIPSALVSFPEFNSSRSYPEADPLFVSPLLENFKEDGVVKSYTEVLLVPLTTPDFSMPYNVITFTCTVLALYFGSLLNALRRRIGEEERGLKKADKRGLIPLLIAKLRGQKVDPSESESTSPASLPRSKLLLKVVFVAVVAIVFHYLSNS encoded by the exons ATGATGCCGCCGTCCACCGCGCGGCGGCTCTGCTTCCTCtccctgctcctcctcctcctcctcctggccGCAGCCGCTTCTGCCACCGCAGATgctgcggcggcggaggagtTCACGGAGGAGCTGCTCCTCCGGCCGCTCCCGGACCGCAAGGCGCTGGCCCATTTCCACTTCCGCTCCTCCGCGCCTcccgcctccgccgccggccgACACCACCACCTCTTCCCCAAGGCTATCTCCCAGCTG GTCCAAAAATTTCATATTAGTGAACTGGAGCTATCTTTCACACAAGGAAGGTGGAATTATGAGCAATGGGGCGGATATGATCCAATGTCAACAAATAATGCAAAGCCCCCTGGTGTTGAGCTGTGGGCAATTTTCGACCTTCCTTTGGCCGAGATTGATGCCACATGGAAGAACCTGACACACACACTATCAGGACTGTTTTGTGCATCCATCAACTTCTTAGAGTCTTCCACTGCAttttctgctcctcgttggggaTTTAAATTGAATGAAGGCAATCTAAGATATGGGGCATTGCCTCGGGAAGCTGTCTGCACAGAGAATCTAACACCTTGGCTGAAACTTCTACCGTGTCGTGACAAAGCTGGGATAGCTTCTTTGCTGTACAGGCCTTCAGTTTATAAAGGATATTACCATTCACAAAAGCTAAAATTGAAATCATCACAATCTCTTGGTATTATTCTTGATCAAACACTCACAGTTGTGCTGCAACCAAATACAGTTAGTGGTAAACAGCTACATTCTACTGGTGGACAACTTCAGCCCAGCTGGTCCATGGAACATCTGTTCAGTAAGAAGTTATCAGGGAAATGTCTTGTTTCTAAATCCAGCAGAGTTTTTGTAGAGATTGAGAAAGGCATAGTTGACAATGTTGACAAAGCTGGGTCAGATGTTTCATCGAATAATGATTTATTTGTATTGTCAACTGCCCCAGACAGGTCCCTCAAAGAATTAGATAACTTGGAAGTCCAATCCTCTTCACTATATGAGTATGATGTTAACAACTACAACAGTGATAAGCCTTTGAATGTGGGCATAACTTGGAAGCTTCCCTTGATATGGTCTTGCACCCGTGCGCCGTATCATGCAAGTAGATTTCTTATGGGTAGCGGAAATGAAAGAGGCTCAATTGCTATGTCATTTCTATCCACTGGTCTAGATAAGCAACTAGTGGACAGCTCAAATGATTGTTCGATAAAGGCTGTAGTTTTCCAGGTTGTTCCATGGTACGTTAAGGTCTACTATCACAGCCTAGAAGTTTTCATCGATGGGAATAGCAAGGCTATATCAGAAGTAGTTGACAAGATACATGTCACTCCATCAGAAGACAAGCTTTTGCCTGGTACAATGGAGATGCTTCTTAAGTTTCCTTGCAGTATGCAATTGGCTACCCTTACTTTGGACTTCGACAAG GGGTTCCTACACATAGATGAATACCCTCCTGATGCTAATCAAGGATTTGATATTCCATCAGCTTTGGTTAGCTTTCCTGAGTTCAACTCTAGCCGAAGTTACCCTGAAGCTGATCCATTGTTTGTGTCGCCTTTGCTAGAGAACTTCAAG GAAGATGGTGTTGTGAAGTCGTACACAGAAGTGTTGCTTGTTCCATTGACAACTCCTGATTTTAGCATGCCATACAATGTTATCACCTTCACTTGCACTGTCTTAGCTCTTTATTTTGGCTCACTACTTAATGCTTTGAGACGAAGAATTGGCGAGGAAGAGAGGGGATTGAAGAAAGCAG ATAAGAGAGGTCTCATTCCCCTATTGATAGCTAAGCTAAGGGGGCAGAAGGTTGATCCGTCAGAATCAGAATCCACGTCTCCTGCATCTCTGCCGAGGTCAAAGCTACTACTCAAAGTTGTGTTCGTCGCAGTAGTAGCTATTGTGTTCCATTATTTGTCGAACAGTTAG